A portion of the Ferrimonas lipolytica genome contains these proteins:
- a CDS encoding DUF4198 domain-containing protein: protein MTTKMTKIKGLALAVGLGFSALATAHPTWLLPSHFSVSKAEGSWITFDYTASHTVFSVDKPASAHDAKIIMPSGATERPDFVLKGQRRSVFDFFFIEEGTHKVVVANQDPLYLTFYTDRRGDKGKIQANKITREDKLPRGATDAKTMAIIKHTESYVTVMAPTEIKATNKGFEMVPVTHPADLIENEAFTFSYLVNGKPVEGVEVTLTQEGAQYRDAQDALIAKTDTNGEVEFTVASAGRYLLAANQRYKLKGDSMADMATTMLHTTIEVQLD from the coding sequence ATGACTACTAAAATGACCAAAATCAAAGGATTGGCGCTGGCTGTTGGCCTAGGTTTTAGCGCCTTAGCAACCGCCCACCCAACCTGGTTGCTACCATCGCATTTCAGCGTATCTAAAGCAGAAGGCAGTTGGATCACCTTTGATTACACCGCCTCGCACACCGTTTTCTCGGTCGATAAGCCTGCCAGTGCCCACGATGCCAAAATCATCATGCCAAGCGGCGCGACTGAGCGCCCAGATTTCGTATTGAAGGGCCAACGTCGTAGCGTGTTTGATTTCTTCTTTATCGAAGAAGGCACTCACAAGGTTGTGGTAGCTAACCAAGATCCACTGTATCTAACCTTCTACACCGACCGTCGTGGTGACAAAGGTAAGATCCAAGCCAATAAGATCACCCGTGAAGATAAGCTTCCACGTGGCGCTACAGACGCTAAGACCATGGCGATCATCAAACACACCGAAAGCTACGTTACCGTAATGGCGCCAACCGAAATCAAAGCGACCAACAAAGGCTTTGAAATGGTTCCGGTAACCCACCCAGCTGATTTGATTGAAAACGAAGCCTTCACCTTTAGCTACCTTGTCAACGGTAAGCCGGTGGAAGGAGTGGAAGTAACTCTGACTCAAGAAGGCGCCCAATACCGCGACGCCCAAGATGCCCTGATCGCTAAAACCGATACCAACGGTGAAGTTGAGTTTACGGTTGCTTCTGCCGGCCGTTACTTGCTAGCAGCAAACCAACGCTACAAGCTGAAAGGCGACAGCATGGCTGATATGGCAACTACCATGTTGCACACCACTATTGAGGTTCAGCTAGATTGA
- a CDS encoding DUF6162 family protein: MITKVKPDNGAREGRYLALAIAIILAIGALALPHHQSGSNLSKLSSNQIAVEQLPKTQLPPLRELNIANEELQFYQQDEQRWPTVAELTDEFIAPFSDQQWQWQQPQHGIYLGHNGQWSLLLDAVQQQIWLRPSVHAPFVAPLDHYLEGQWQHVLFNLGNDLGDTH; encoded by the coding sequence ATGATTACCAAAGTAAAACCTGACAATGGCGCCCGCGAAGGGCGCTATCTTGCTTTAGCGATTGCCATTATTTTGGCGATTGGTGCACTTGCCCTGCCCCATCACCAAAGTGGCAGTAACCTAAGCAAGCTAAGTAGCAATCAAATTGCGGTTGAACAGCTGCCAAAGACCCAACTTCCACCGTTGCGCGAGCTTAATATCGCAAACGAAGAACTGCAATTTTATCAGCAAGATGAACAGCGCTGGCCAACAGTAGCTGAATTAACCGATGAGTTCATTGCGCCGTTTAGCGACCAGCAATGGCAGTGGCAACAGCCACAACATGGTATCTATCTCGGCCACAACGGCCAATGGTCACTGCTGCTCGATGCCGTTCAGCAACAGATCTGGCTCCGACCAAGTGTCCACGCCCCCTTTGTGGCACCGTTAGACCACTATCTTGAAGGTCAGTGGCAACATGTACTGTTTAATCTTGGCAATGATCTCGGAGACACCCATTGA
- a CDS encoding metal ABC transporter solute-binding protein, Zn/Mn family, whose product MITRTLLLALLTLSSAFAHSTDNEKLVVGVALHPYYSYVSKVVGDKAEVLPLLDAGFNPHSYQAQVQDLQRLKRMDVIVINGIGHDHFAEQIIASAADPDLKVIYANKDVALLPAVGSSVGDGAVNPHTFVGLSTTIQKVYTIANELGQIDPANAKVYRNNARDFARTLRKLKRNASDALTDIDTSTIKVATTHNAYGYLLQEFGVEVEAVIEPAHGVEPSASQLQGTIDKINAAGINVLFYELNMPNRFVDTIEQSTGVKLYQFSHLTHGAYQTDKVEKEMASNLNTLVEAFQFAAENKG is encoded by the coding sequence TTGATCACTCGCACTCTTTTATTAGCGCTGCTTACTTTAAGCAGCGCTTTCGCACATTCAACCGATAACGAAAAACTCGTTGTTGGTGTCGCACTGCACCCTTACTACTCCTACGTGAGCAAAGTCGTTGGCGATAAAGCCGAAGTATTGCCGCTGCTGGATGCCGGGTTTAACCCGCACAGTTACCAGGCCCAGGTTCAAGATCTACAACGTTTAAAGCGAATGGATGTAATTGTTATCAATGGTATTGGTCACGACCACTTTGCTGAGCAAATTATTGCATCAGCGGCAGATCCAGATCTGAAAGTCATCTACGCCAATAAAGATGTTGCTCTACTTCCTGCGGTTGGCAGTTCCGTTGGTGATGGCGCAGTGAACCCACATACCTTTGTTGGTCTAAGCACCACCATTCAAAAGGTATACACCATCGCTAATGAGTTGGGGCAAATCGACCCTGCCAACGCCAAGGTGTATCGCAACAACGCCCGCGATTTTGCACGAACACTGCGCAAGCTCAAGCGCAATGCCAGCGATGCCTTAACCGATATCGATACCAGCACCATTAAGGTAGCAACCACTCACAACGCCTATGGGTACCTGTTGCAGGAGTTTGGGGTTGAGGTTGAAGCGGTAATTGAACCAGCCCACGGGGTTGAGCCGTCCGCCAGCCAGCTGCAAGGTACCATCGATAAGATCAACGCCGCTGGGATTAACGTGCTGTTTTACGAATTGAATATGCCAAACCGCTTTGTGGACACCATTGAGCAATCAACCGGCGTTAAGTTGTATCAGTTCTCGCACCTTACCCACGGTGCTTACCAAACCGATAAAGTTGAGAAAGAGATGGCCAGCAACCTCAATACGTTGGTTGAAGCATTCCAGTTCGCGGCGGAGAATAAAGGCTAA
- a CDS encoding metal ABC transporter ATP-binding protein, with translation MAPSLTLNELSLQYGADKVLDNINLELGSGQIHLFVGPNGGGKTSLLKSVLGLTPFRGDIEIHGEYRIGYVPQKAQFEASLPLSVMDFMLLSQSRRPLFWFQHSKHKAKAMEQLETLGMAERAQRRMGQLSGGEQQRVLFAQALLDNPNLMILDEPTTGMDQQGIKVIDELITAQLNKGITMLAVHHDLGAIAKLPDPKIHLINRRYQGSLSPEQLSQMQFVHHSQEA, from the coding sequence ATGGCACCATCTCTTACTCTTAACGAACTGTCGTTGCAATACGGCGCCGATAAGGTGTTGGATAACATCAACCTCGAACTGGGCAGTGGTCAGATCCACCTTTTTGTCGGCCCGAATGGCGGCGGTAAAACCTCATTGCTAAAAAGCGTCTTAGGGTTAACGCCGTTTCGGGGCGACATTGAAATCCATGGCGAATACCGCATCGGTTACGTTCCGCAAAAAGCTCAGTTCGAAGCCAGCCTACCATTAAGCGTGATGGACTTTATGTTACTTAGCCAAAGTCGTCGGCCACTGTTTTGGTTTCAACACAGCAAACACAAAGCCAAAGCGATGGAACAGCTGGAAACCCTAGGCATGGCTGAACGCGCTCAGCGCCGCATGGGCCAGCTTTCGGGTGGCGAGCAGCAGCGAGTACTGTTTGCCCAAGCGTTATTGGATAATCCCAATCTGATGATCCTCGACGAGCCAACCACAGGCATGGATCAACAAGGCATTAAGGTGATCGATGAGTTGATCACCGCTCAGCTTAACAAAGGCATCACCATGTTGGCCGTACACCATGATTTAGGCGCTATTGCCAAACTGCCGGATCCTAAGATCCACCTGATCAACCGCCGTTATCAGGGCAGCCTCTCCCCCGAACAGCTCAGCCAGATGCAGTTTGTGCATCACAGTCAGGAGGCTTAA
- a CDS encoding metal ABC transporter permease codes for MEALRQFASELAAQGLLSDSFNYSFLVNALICAFLIGPLLGALGTLVIAKRLAFFSEAVGHGALTGIAIGILLGEPPTNPLIGLFCFCMIFALLLHYVRNRTQVPYDTLVGVFLAVALALGAALLMYVARKINIHLLENVLFGSILTVNDQDIFRLGVITIAIMVLMLPTFNRMLLTCLSPELAKVRGIRTTGYDYLFVVMITLITIASVKIIGAVLVGALLLIPAATARLISNNIGQFVRRSALISTIACVFGTLLPMELDLPIPSGAAIILLAATMFLGATGYRIVKTG; via the coding sequence ATGGAAGCCCTGCGTCAATTTGCTAGTGAGCTGGCTGCCCAAGGTCTGCTCAGCGACAGCTTCAACTACAGTTTTTTAGTTAACGCCCTGATCTGTGCGTTTTTGATTGGTCCGTTGCTGGGCGCCTTAGGTACTTTGGTGATAGCCAAGCGTCTTGCCTTCTTCTCAGAAGCAGTAGGCCACGGCGCCCTAACGGGTATTGCCATTGGTATTCTGCTCGGTGAACCACCAACTAACCCGCTTATCGGTTTGTTCTGCTTCTGTATGATCTTCGCCTTGTTATTGCATTACGTCCGTAACCGTACCCAGGTGCCATATGACACCTTGGTCGGTGTGTTCTTAGCAGTCGCTTTGGCATTGGGGGCGGCACTGCTGATGTACGTTGCCCGCAAGATCAACATTCACCTGTTAGAAAACGTACTATTTGGTTCGATTCTAACGGTCAACGACCAAGACATATTCCGCTTAGGAGTTATCACCATCGCCATTATGGTGTTGATGCTTCCAACCTTTAACCGCATGCTGCTAACCTGCTTAAGCCCAGAACTGGCCAAGGTACGTGGCATTCGTACCACCGGTTATGATTACCTGTTCGTGGTAATGATCACCTTGATCACCATCGCCTCGGTCAAGATCATCGGTGCAGTATTGGTTGGCGCGTTGTTACTTATCCCAGCAGCAACTGCTCGCCTTATCAGTAACAACATCGGCCAATTTGTCCGCCGCAGCGCCTTGATCTCCACCATCGCTTGTGTGTTCGGCACTTTGCTGCCAATGGAGCTTGATCTACCAATCCCATCCGGTGCGGCCATCATCTTACTCGCTGCCACCATGTTCCTTGGTGCCACCGGTTACCGTATTGTCAAAACGGGTTAA
- a CDS encoding metal ABC transporter solute-binding protein, Zn/Mn family, with amino-acid sequence MKRLLSLALLLPCLAWAETVVTHLPVNQYLTEQLLQETEHNVEYLPPKRYNLSRLENWFASKAKPEQIEQWAKADALVHLNSLWPKDPLYPLLRQYNVRIIAIDSADPQHPKATKVAVRSNKNGSISPFVWLNPNNLKTMSTIISRDLSALYPAHAVTISRNQQALLKAIAKMEQRNQDWLFDNEVEEVIVVGDKLADFVYGYNLFAVGHFSASIDQWQAQQWQQLAQLHDEGVTLLVAKQPTKDAAAKLEQMGIKLLLIDTVEKMGKGTDLLRWQLKS; translated from the coding sequence ATGAAAAGACTACTAAGTTTGGCACTGCTATTACCCTGTTTAGCTTGGGCAGAAACCGTCGTTACTCACCTGCCGGTTAACCAATACCTGACAGAACAGTTACTGCAAGAGACCGAACATAACGTCGAGTATCTGCCACCAAAACGCTATAACCTATCTCGGTTAGAGAATTGGTTTGCAAGCAAAGCTAAGCCAGAGCAGATTGAACAATGGGCCAAAGCTGATGCATTAGTGCACCTCAACAGCCTTTGGCCGAAGGATCCGCTCTATCCTTTATTGCGCCAGTATAACGTTCGCATTATTGCCATCGACAGTGCCGATCCACAGCATCCAAAAGCAACCAAAGTAGCTGTGCGCAGTAATAAAAATGGCAGCATCAGTCCGTTTGTATGGTTGAACCCAAACAACCTTAAGACCATGAGCACCATCATTAGTCGTGACTTGAGCGCGCTCTACCCTGCCCATGCCGTAACCATCAGCCGTAATCAACAGGCACTGTTAAAAGCCATCGCTAAGATGGAACAGCGCAACCAAGATTGGCTGTTTGATAATGAGGTAGAAGAGGTGATTGTGGTTGGCGACAAACTGGCTGATTTCGTCTACGGCTATAACCTATTCGCCGTTGGTCACTTCAGCGCCAGTATCGATCAGTGGCAAGCGCAGCAGTGGCAGCAGTTAGCTCAATTGCACGATGAAGGGGTTACCCTGCTCGTAGCGAAGCAGCCGACCAAAGATGCTGCCGCCAAACTAGAACAGATGGGCATTAAGCTGTTGCTGATCGACACGGTCGAGAAGATGGGCAAAGGCACTGATTTGCTGCGCTGGCAGTTAAAAAGTTGA